One window from the genome of Drosophila albomicans strain 15112-1751.03 chromosome 2L, ASM965048v2, whole genome shotgun sequence encodes:
- the LOC127565144 gene encoding ficolin-1-A-like: MTLIRTKVNLKALKKKAQSTLQTEVKHCNSWKELFKNKLSSKDDELNDCFTKNQQISGSSIPSTSLPTSCLNLTSGIQEIQLPNGNPYYVLCDSDGWMIIQRRIDGSQDFNKTWQEYVDGIGDIHGEFFMGLENLHLITNATRQQLNISIKTDYSRTRVAEYDDFRIGNSESLYELESIGNFTGDEYIINALQHHIKRPFSTYDRKSPDLETEMGGWWYSDVDDYCYLNAPHTDAGYSEVYWRYVVVNAVTMAIRPYLTEH, from the exons ATGACTCTTATCAGGACAAAAGTAAATTTGAAAGctttaaagaaaaaagcacAGAGCACATTACAAACTGAGGTTAAACACTGCAATTCGTGGAAAGagttatttaagaataaactcAGTTCTAAGGATGATGAGTTAAACGATTGCTTTACAAAGAATCAACAAATATCCGGATCATCAATTCCTTCCACAAGTCTTCCCACCTCATGCTTAAACCTGACTTCCGGTATTCAAGAGATTCAACTTCCAAATGGAAATCCATATTATGTGCTATGCGATTCGGATGGTTGGATGATTATTCAGCGGCGCATCGATGGAAGTCAAGACTTTAATAAGACCTGGCAGGAATATGTGGATGGAATTGGAGACATTCATGGGGAGTTTTTTATGGGATTGGAAAATCTGCACCTAATTACCAATGCAACACGTCAACAGTTGAATATTTCGATTAAAACTGATTATTCCAGAACAAGAGTTGCGGAATATGATGACTTTAGGATTGGAAATTCAGAATCTCTATATGAATTGGAATCAATCGGAAATTTCACGGGAGATGAGTATATTATAAATGCCTTACAACATCATATAAAAAGGCCATTTTCAACATATGATAGAAAGTCTCCTGATTTGGAAACTGAAATGGGAGGCTGGTGGTACTCGGATGTAGACGATTATTG CTATCTAAATGCGCCCCACACTGATGCTGGTTACAGTGAGGTCTACTGGAGATATGTTGTAGTGAATGCTGTAACAATGGCAATTCGCCCCTACCTTACCGAACATTAA
- the LOC117565573 gene encoding uncharacterized protein LOC117565573 isoform X2 encodes MLKSEVQNLNDKIQQLEIEQNECELTIQKLDQLNDELGHQEESCQMDLESERFDSNEKDVTIDDMEKEAEG; translated from the exons atgttaaaatctGAGGTTCAGAATCTTAATGATAAAATTCAACAACTGGAAATTGAACAAA atGAATGCGAATTAACAATTCAAAAATTGGACCAACTGAATGATGAATTAGGCCACCAAGAAG AATCGTGTCAGATGGATTTGGAGTCAGAAAGGTTTGACTCCAACGAAAAGGATGTCACTATTGACGATATGGAAAAAGAAGCTGAGGGCTAA
- the LOC127565180 gene encoding tenascin-R-like yields MEKLHLITSSTRYQLLISIKHPWGSFSAQYDDFSIGNSTSFYNLVSIGRYNGNLNVFQWNVNQPFSTYDQNHYLNAQNCARKYLKVAGGISQAVAMII; encoded by the exons ATGGAAAAACTTCATCTTATTACGAGTTCAACTCGTTACCAGTTATTAATTTCGATAAAACATCCGTGGGGCTCATTTAGCGCACAATACGATGATTTTAGTATTGGAAATTCGACATCATTCTACAATTTAGTGTCGATTGGAAGATATAATGGCAACTTGAATGTCTTTCAGTGGAATGTAAATCAGCCATTTTCCACGTACGATCaaaatcattatttaaatgctcaGAATTGTGCGCGGAAGTATTTAAAGGTGGCTGGTGGTATCAGCCAAGCTGTAGCGATGA tAATCTAA
- the LOC117564805 gene encoding angiopoietin-4-like, translating into MESLLKIQKNDTSLVESGNNKINQQNSKQNSTCLNSVNELQQENTKLNSQLQNNTMEITYLKSQLHDCKLNDTNCSKYNHDQQILLDQCQKSKEDMQKEIEDRKIIQNELNDCKNYSSHIENQLTVTQLNLTDLQAELAKKIQEKPVTILPKSCLNLSPGIQEIQLPNNKSCNVLCDDDGWMIIQRRINGKQDFDKKWQEYVDGFGELDGDFWFGLEKLHLVTSSMATPITNILIQQSSQQHTICINSVSEQQQENTKLKLQLQQSSNEIKEFQNQINACQVNSTNFEKRSDEKIKKCHSDQNSLVSCRMALISEKDKSYDKNSEMKKLINESEKIHEKLVSCQKHYGEKRIEAQQKTSFEKNLNDCEKKRADIENNLRRKTVKLSKAQPELDNCTSIKDELLTQLNINNNPPSSCLNLSAGIHEI; encoded by the exons ATGGAATCACTCTTGAAGATTCAAAAAAATGATACATCATTGGTGGAGTCgggaaacaataaga TTAATcagcaaaattcaaaacaaaactcaacgTGCTTGAATTCTGTGAACGAACTACAACAGGAAAACACAAAGTTAAATTCACAGCTTCAGAACAATACAATGGAAATAACTTATCTAAAAAGTCAACTCC atgattgcaaattaaatgacaCAAATTGTTCCAAATATAATCATGatcaacaaatattattag ACCAATGTCAAAAGAGTAAAGAAGATATGCAAAAAGAGATTGAGGATAGGAAAATAATCCAAAATGAGCTAA ACGATTGTAAAAACTACAGTTCACACATTGAAAATCAGCTAACAGTCACTCAACTGAATTTGACAGATTTACAAGCGGAATTGGCGAAGAAGATTCAAGAGAAGCCCGTAACAATTCTACCAAAGTCTTGTTTAAATTTGAGTCCTGGTATTCAAGAGATACAACttccaaataataaaagttgtaaTGTTCtttgtgatgatgatggttgGATGATCATTCAGCGTCGGATTAATGGAAAACAAGATTTTGATAAAAAGTGGCAAGAATACGTGGATGGATTTGGAGAGTTGGATGGGGACTTTTGGTTTGGATTGGAAAAACTGCATCTCGTTACGAGTTCAATGGCGACACCAATTACAAATATCC ttATTCAGCAAAGTTCTCAACAAcacacaatttgcattaattcTGTAAGCGAACAACAGCAGGAAAATACAAAGTTAAAGTTACAACTTCAGCAGAGTTcgaatgaaataaaagaatttcaaaatcaaatta ATGCGTGTCAAGTGAATAGCACAAATTTCGAAAAACGCAGTGACGAGAAGATCAAAAAATGTCATAGCGATCAAAACAGTTTAG TATCGTGTCGAATGGCTTTGATATCAGAGAAGGACAAGTCGTATGATAAGAATTCGGAAATGAAGAAATTGATTAATGAATCTGAGAAAATTCATGAAAAGTTGG TTTCTTGTCAGAAGCATTATGGAGAAAAAAGAATAGAGGCACAGCAAAAAACATCATTCGAAAAGAATCTAA ATGATTGTGAAAAGAAACGTGCAGATATAGAAAATAACCTCCGAAGAAAGACAGTGAAGTTGAGTAAGGCACAACCTGAGCTGGATAATTGCACTTCTATTAAAGATGAATTACTTACTCAACtcaatattaacaataatcCTCCAAGCTCTTGTTTAAACCTGTCTGCAGGCATTCATGAGATATAA
- the LOC117565573 gene encoding uncharacterized protein LOC117565573 isoform X1, with protein MNLQKTEEEKKSVEEKLNECQLNNTNLVKLKDESFKEYQSNQQIILESCQNDLESQRNESSYKNVTIKELKEVSEFNCNLWTQCQNNSEEVETELDSYKTKYANINNLVDTCNEELESQRIETTYKNATINELNNALDEYKKNNADLNNRLSTIKQCAEQCNGNNFFKKTWCKAKCKWYVSSSYNIDVILSSV; from the exons ATGAATTTGCAGAAGACAGAAGAGGAGAAGAAATCAGTCGAAGAGAAGCTAA ATGAatgtcaattaaataatacaaatttagtaaaattaaAGGATGAAAGCTTCAAAGAATATCAAAGtaatcaacaaataatattag AATCGTGTCAGAATGATTTGGAATCGCAAAGAAATGAGTCCTCTTATAAGAATGTGACTATTAAGGAACTGAAAGAAGTATCTGAGTTTAATTGCAATCTATGGA CCCAATGTCAGAACAATAGCGAAGAAGTCGAAACAGAACTTG ATTCTTATAAAACAAAGTATGCGAACATCAACAATTTAGTTGATACATGTAATGAGGAATTGGAATCGCAAAGAATTGAGACCACTTATAAAAATGCGACTATTAACGAATTGAATAATGCTTTGG atGAGTATAAAAAGAACAATGCAGATCTCAACAATCGGCTGAGTACCATTAAACAATGCGCTGAACAATGCAACggaaataatttctttaaaaaaacatGGTGTAAAGCGAAATGTAAATGGTATGTTAGCAGTTCTTACAATATCGATGTTATCTTATCTTCTGTTTAA